One Scleropages formosus chromosome 8, fSclFor1.1, whole genome shotgun sequence DNA window includes the following coding sequences:
- the npm3 gene encoding nucleoplasmin-3 gives MSFIEEESSEGHGAGRSWLESNVFSCELSSKIPFYTFQGDDDDDLEHLLELRTVCLGNGAQEENNVVEVTALNHQGKKVSVPLANLHVSCLPMVSLGEFELKAPVTLRLKSGSGPVTVSGLHLVAYENSEEEESGTSEDEEGFKSDIATLKPAKKKQKL, from the exons ATGTCTTTTATAGAAGAAGAGTCATCTGAGGGCCATGGGGCAGGCCGTTCGTGGCTGGAAAGTAACGTTTTCA GTTGTGAACTGTCGTCAAAGATTCCTTTCTACACGTTTCAAGGAGATGACGATGATGATTTAGAGCACTTGCTGGAGCTCCGAACG GTCTGTCTGGGAAATGGAGCCCAGGAAGAGAACAACGTGGTGGAGGTCACAGCTCTAAATCACCAGGGAAAGAAAGTATCTGTGCCTCTGGCCAACCTTCATGTATCCTGCCTGCCCATG GTGAGTTTGGGGGAGTTTGAGCTGAAGGCTCCTGTGACTCTGCGTCTGAAGTCTGGATCGGGACCAGTTACCGTGAGCGGGCTTCACCTTGTTG CTTATGAGAATTCAGAGGAGGAAGAATCTGGCACATCTGAGGATGAGGAAGGGTTCAAGAGTGACATTGCTACACTTAAGCCGGCtaagaagaagcagaagctttaa